A single region of the Sorghum bicolor cultivar BTx623 chromosome 7, Sorghum_bicolor_NCBIv3, whole genome shotgun sequence genome encodes:
- the LOC8057814 gene encoding peptidyl-prolyl cis-trans isomerase CYP18-2, producing MWGSTDGGTPEVTLETSMGAVTVEMYYKHAPKTCRNFVELARRGYYDNVIFHRIIKDFIVQGGDPTGTGRGGESIYGAKFEDEIKSELKHTGAGILSMANAGPNTNGSQFFITLAPCQSLDGKHTIFGRVCRGMEIVKRLGSVQTDKNDRPIHEVKILRAIVKD from the exons ATGTGGGGTAGCACCGACGGTGGAACGCCGGAGGTCACCCTCGAGACCTCCATGGGCGCCGTCACTGTTGAG ATGTACTACAAGCACGCGCCCAAGACTTGCCGGAACTTCGTCGAGCTCGCGCGTCGCGGCTACTACGACAACGTCATCTTCCACCGCATCATCAAG GATTTCATTGTGCAAGGTGGGGATCCTACTGGAACCGGCAGAGGTGGCGAGTCCATATATGG AGCAAAGTTTGAGGATGAGATAAAGTCAGAGTTGAAGCACACTGGAGCTGGAATTCTGTCCATGGCAAACGCTGGCCCAAATACAAATGGAAGCCAGTTCTTCATAACTCTTGCGCCTTGTCAGTCACTTGATG GGAAACATACAATTTTTGGGAGGGTATGCAGAGGAATGGAAATTGTTAAGCGCCTTGGTAGTGTGCAGACTGACAAAAATGACAG GCCTATCCATGAAGTGAAAATCTTGCGAGCCATCGTCAAAGATTGA